The nucleotide window TGGCGCCCATTGGGATAACGCGTCCAGGACGTCGTCGGGCGCGGCCACCCCCGCGAGCCAGGAGTTGACCCATACAGACAGAGAAGCACTCGGGCACCACATGATGCTCGCAGTGTAATTGCTGGTGAGACATCCGGCCTGATGGCCCGCGGAACGGCAACGGGCGGGTCGAAAACCGCTAATGTTCCTGTATGCCCGCTTTGATCTGGCTGGTTGCGGCACTGGCGCTGGCCGGTGCGGAGGCGCTGACAGGTGACTTCTTCCTGCTCATGCTCAGCGGTGGCGCACTGGCCGCCACCGGGACCAGCTTCTTCTTCGACTGGCCGATCTGGGCCGACGGTGCGGTGTTCCTGGTCGTGTCGGTGCTGCTGCTGGTGCTGGTCCGGCCCGCGCTGCGGCGCCGGTTCACCGCCGGCACCGGCCTGCCGGAACCGGTGAAGGCGCTGGAGGGCAAGAGCGCGCTGGTGCTGGACAAGGTGGCGCGCCATCAGGGACAGGTCAAGCTCGACGGAGAGGTCTGGACGGCCCGGCCCCTCAACGACAACGATGTGTTCGAACCCGGCGACCACGTCACCGTCATCCGCATCGACGGTGCCACCGCGGTCGTCTACAAGACCATCTGATCTCGGGGAAGGAGCCCGCCATGGAAGGTGCTGTCGCCGGCCTCGTGTTGTTGGCCGTTCTGGTGTTGTTCGCCATCGTCGTGGTGGCCAAATCGGTGGCCCTCATACCGCAGGCCGAGGCCGCCGTCATCGAACGGCTGGGCCGATACAGCAAGACCGTGTCCGGTCAGCTGACCCTGCTGCTGCCGTTCGTCGACAAGATCCGCGCCAGGGTGGACCTGCGCGAGCGCGTGGTGTCCTTCCCGCCGCAACCGGTGATCACCGAGGACAACCTCACGGTCAACATCGACACCGTCGTGTACTTCCAGGTGACCAACCCCCAGGCCGCCGTCTACCAGATCAGCAACTACATCGTCGGCGTCGAGCAGCTGACCACCACCACGCTGCGCAACGTCGTCGGCGGCATGACCCTGGAGCAGACCCTGACCTCGCGTGACTCGATCAACGGGCAGCTGCGCGGCGTGCTCGACGAGGCCACCGGCCGGTGGGGTCTGCGGGTGGCCCGGGTGGAGCTGCGCAGCATCGATCCGCCGCCGTCCATCCAGGACTCGATGGAAAAGCAGATGCGCGCCGATCGCGAGAAGCGCGCCATGATCCTCACCGCCGAGGGCAGCCGGGAAGCGGCCATCAAGGCCGCGGAGGGCCAGAAGCAGGCGCAGATCCTGGCGGCCGAGGGCGCCAAGCAGGCCGCGATCCTGGCCGCCGAGGCCGACCGGCAATCCCGGATGCTGCGGGCGCAGGGTGAGCGGGCGGCCGCCTACCTGCAGGCGCAGGGCCAGGCCAAGGCCATCGAGAAGACCTTCGCGGCGATCAAGAAGGGCCGCCCGACCCCGGAGATGCTGGCCTACCAGTACCTGCAGACGCTGCCGCAGATGGCCAAGGGGGAGGCCAACAAGGTGTGGCTGGTGCCCAGCGACTTCGGTTCGGCGCTGCAGGGATTCACCAAACTGCTGGGTGCTCCCGGCGAGGACGGCGTGTTCCGCTACACCCCGTCGCCGGTGGACGACACGCCCAGTACCGACGACGACGAAGAGGTCGCCGACTGGTTCTCCACCGACACCGACCCGGCCATCGCCCAGGCCGTGGCGCGGGCCGAGGCCGAGGCCCGCTCGTCCACGCCGCCGCTGGGCGCTCCGGCGTCGCTGCCGCCCACTCCGCCGGCGGCCCCGGTCGACGCGGCGACCCAGCAGCTGCCCGGCGGCCCGTACCCGGGCGGAGCGCACCGCGCATAGCGGGTCACGAGCCGGTGACGGTCGATGTGGATTCGCCGGGATTTCGCTGAACACGTCGATAATTTGTCCGCGGTGACATATCTTATGATTGCCGGAGCCCGTTATGTGAAATGCGGCCGGTATTCGGCGACCGGCGAAACTGGGGTGCGAGGAACGATGTCATGAGGCGGATGCGCAGTGCGATGAGCGTGTGCGCGGTGTCGGCGACGTTGTTCCTCGGAGGCGGTGGATTCCTCGGCTCGACGGCGGTTGCGATTGCCGACACCGGCACCGACGGCGGTGGGTCGTCCTCGCAGACCGGTACCGGCGGCGAAACCTCGACCGGTTCGCCGACCTCGCCCACCTCGCCGAGCACCACCACGAAGAACCTCCGGCCGGGTGCGGTCATCGCCGGCATCCAGGACCGCGTCCGGACCACCATCCGGGACTTCACCGGGGCGTTCGGCGGGGCCGGCACCACGCACCAGACGCCGAAGGTGACCATCTTCCCGCCGCCGCGCTCGCAGCAGACGGCCGCGGGCGACGCCGGCGACACCACCGGTACCGGACAGACCTCGTCGTCGACCGACGAGAAGGGCACCACCGCGCCGGACCCGACCACCGATCCCACCGCGGGCGGCGCGCCGTCGACGGAACCGTCGACCACACCGTCCACGACGACCTCCACTGCGCCGAAGCCCAAGCCGGCGTCCCCGTTCTCGTTCAAACCGCCGCCGGTGAACCAGCTGGCGTCCTCGGTGTCCGGTTCGTTCAACGCGGCCGCCAATTCCGCCAGGGACGCCTTCGACGCGCTCCCGGCCCTGCTGGCGACGCTGCCGACGTCCACCAACCCGGTCGGCGACGTGCTGGCCACCGTGCAGTCCGTGCTGACGTCGGTGGGCGAATCGGTCACCACCATCACCGAGATCCCCGGTGACCTCTCCACGCTGCTCGGGTTCCCGGCCACCTCGACGCCGCCCGTCGCCGCCGTCGGCGGTAGCGCCGACGCCCTGCGGGAGACCGGGCCCGCGGCCACCCCGATGGACCTGCTGCCGGTGCTGCTGGCGCCGGCCCCCGCGGCCCCCGCCCTCGTGACGCCGGCCGCGCCCGTCGCGGCACCGCCGGCTTTCGCCGGCACCGCGTCGGTCGGGCTGAGCCAGGAACTGTCCCGGACCGAGCCGCTGGCGTTGCACGGCGTGAGCTCGACCGGGTCCACGGCGTCGGTCCTGGAGCGCGCGGTCAGCAAGATGCTCGTGCCGGTGTCCATCGCGGCGCTGGCCGCCCTCGCCCTGCCGGGTCTGGGGGGCCTGCTGGTGGTGTCCGGCGTCGGCGTGCGGATCGGCTACCGGCAGGCCAAGGCGAATTTCGTCATGCAGGCCTCGGGCATCGCCCGCTTCGCCGGCCCCGGACCGCTGGGCGTCGTCCGTTCGGGTTCGTTCATCGCGCTGTCCAAGCGCGCCGGGGCGGTGTCCGAACGCGCCGCGCGCCGGCAGGCGTCGCACGGCCGCCAGGCCGCCGCGGTGCCGCTGTCGGCCGTGGCGTTCGACCAGGCCGCCTGATCCGCCTCAGTCCGCGGACCGGTCCCGGTGGTGGCGCCGGTGCGCCCGGATCTCGTAGATCAGCCCGGCCACCCCGAGAGCGGCCGTACAGAGCGACACCAGGAACAACAGCGGGCTGATATTGCCGGTCAGGGCGTCGCCCAGGATCACGATTGCCGCGGTTCCCGGAGCCAGCCCGACGACCGTCGCCAGGGTGTAGGGCAACACCCGCACCGCCGACGCTCCCGCGGCGTAGTTGAGCACCGAGAACGGCACGGCCGGGATCATCCGCATGGACAACACCGACACCCAGCCGCGCTCACGAAGCCGGGCATCCAACGAGTCCACCCGCGGATGCCGGACCAGCTTGCTCAGTTGCCAGCCCGCCGCCCGCACCAGCACCAGCGCCAGCACCGCGCTCAGGGCACTGGCGACCACGGCGATGGACACACCGAGCCAGGGGCCGAACAACAGGCCGGCGGCCAGGGTGAAGGCGGTCCTGGGGAACGGGAACACCGTCACCACGACATGAGCCGCGAAGAACGCCAACGGAAACCACGGACCCACCGAGGTGGCCCAGTCGCGTAGCTGCACCGCGCTCGGCAACGGCACCCACACTGCCAGTGCGACGAGAATCACAGCGGCCGCCGAAATGGCCATCACCCGGCGGCGGGGTAGTTGCGCCGCCGCCGATGTCACTGCGGCCCAGACCGTGCGCAACGTGCTGGCGGCGGCGTTCACGTCTGCCAAGACTACGGGGCGCCCGGAAGCGATGCCGGTCACGCTACTGATCAGTAGCCTTTGCCCGCCCGACGCTGCCGTGATACCGATCATTTAGCCTCAGGTGAGAAGGCCCCAATCACACCTGGCTAGTCTAACTAGGTCAGACAGGGCTTGACCCCAAGCCGCGACAACCCAGGAGCCGCGAGTGTCCTCGAGCGTCATTGAATCGGATCGCGCGCGCTGGCGGTCCGGTGTGGCCGGTGTGCTGGCCAAGAGCAGCCGCCGCGACCCGGCGGAACTGCCCGCCGAGCCCGAACGTCTGCTCGACTCACCCACCTACGAAGGCTTCCCGGTGCGGCCGCTGTACACCGCCCTGGACGAACGTGCCGAGGCGCCGTTGCCGGGGCAGTGGCCGTACACCCGCGGTGCCGACGCGCTGCGTGACGTGCACGCCGGCTGGAAGGTCGCCGAGGTGTTCCCGCTGCCCGGCCAGACCGCCGGCACCGAGGGCAACGCCACCGTGCTGGGCGCCCTCACCGACGGGGTGAGCGCGCTGCAGCTGCGCGGGATCCGGCCCGCGGAGCTGGACCGGTTGCTCGAAGGCGTGTTCCTGGACCTGGTGCCGGTGATCCTCGACGCCGGTGCCGATTACCGCGCCGCCGCCGACGCCGTGCTGAGCCTGCTCGGCGGATTCGACGACGAACAGCGCGCCCGGCTGTCGGTGGACCTGGGCGCCGATCCGCTGACCGCTGCGCTGAGCGGCGCCCCGGCGGCGACCCTCGACGAGGTGGTCACGGTGGCGGGCAACGCCGTTGCCTACCGCGGTGGGGTGCGGGCCGTGACGGTCGACGGACCCGCGCTGCACAATCTGGGGGCCAGCGCGTCGTGGGAGCTGGCCGGTGCCGTCGCGGCCGGGGTGGCCTACCTGCGCGCCCTGACCGAGGCCGGGCTGCCGGTGGCCGAAGCCCTCGGCCAGGTCAGCTTCCGGTTCGCCGCCGACGACGACCAGTTCCTCACGATCGCCAAACTGCGTGCCGCGCGGACACTTTGGGCGCGGGTGGCCGAGGTCGTCGGTGCCGGCGACGCGGGCGCCGCGACCATCCACGCCGTCACGTCGGCGCCGATGATGAGCCAGCGGGACCCGTGGACGAACATGCTGCGCACCACGGTCGCCGCCTTCGCCGCCGGTGTCGGCGGCGCCGACACCGTGCTGGTGCAGCCGTTCGACTCGGCCATCCCCGGCGGTCTGCCCGGCACCGCGGCCAGCTTCTCGCGCCGCATGGCGCGCAACACCCAGTTGTTGCTGCTGGAAGAGTCGCACCTGGGCCGGGTGCTGGACCCGGCGGGCGGCTCCTGGTTCGTCGAGGACCTCACCGCCGGCCTGGCCGAGCAGGCCTGGGCGCATTTCCAGGACCTCGAGCGCCGCGGTGGTTTCGCCACCGCCCAGGAGCACCTGACCGCGCAGATCGCCGAGACCCGGGACCTCCGCGCGGCGGACATCGCGCACCGTCGCAAGGCTCTCACCGGAGTCAACGAGTTCCCCAA belongs to Mycolicibacterium cosmeticum and includes:
- a CDS encoding NfeD family protein, yielding MPALIWLVAALALAGAEALTGDFFLLMLSGGALAATGTSFFFDWPIWADGAVFLVVSVLLLVLVRPALRRRFTAGTGLPEPVKALEGKSALVLDKVARHQGQVKLDGEVWTARPLNDNDVFEPGDHVTVIRIDGATAVVYKTI
- a CDS encoding TVP38/TMEM64 family protein, whose amino-acid sequence is MNAAASTLRTVWAAVTSAAAQLPRRRVMAISAAAVILVALAVWVPLPSAVQLRDWATSVGPWFPLAFFAAHVVVTVFPFPRTAFTLAAGLLFGPWLGVSIAVVASALSAVLALVLVRAAGWQLSKLVRHPRVDSLDARLRERGWVSVLSMRMIPAVPFSVLNYAAGASAVRVLPYTLATVVGLAPGTAAIVILGDALTGNISPLLFLVSLCTAALGVAGLIYEIRAHRRHHRDRSAD
- the mutA gene encoding methylmalonyl-CoA mutase small subunit, with amino-acid sequence MSSSVIESDRARWRSGVAGVLAKSSRRDPAELPAEPERLLDSPTYEGFPVRPLYTALDERAEAPLPGQWPYTRGADALRDVHAGWKVAEVFPLPGQTAGTEGNATVLGALTDGVSALQLRGIRPAELDRLLEGVFLDLVPVILDAGADYRAAADAVLSLLGGFDDEQRARLSVDLGADPLTAALSGAPAATLDEVVTVAGNAVAYRGGVRAVTVDGPALHNLGASASWELAGAVAAGVAYLRALTEAGLPVAEALGQVSFRFAADDDQFLTIAKLRAARTLWARVAEVVGAGDAGAATIHAVTSAPMMSQRDPWTNMLRTTVAAFAAGVGGADTVLVQPFDSAIPGGLPGTAASFSRRMARNTQLLLLEESHLGRVLDPAGGSWFVEDLTAGLAEQAWAHFQDLERRGGFATAQEHLTAQIAETRDLRAADIAHRRKALTGVNEFPNLAEKPLPAVDSAPGVLRYGAGFEALRDRSDAFLSAHGARPKVLLLPLGPLAEHNIRTTFASNLLAAGGIEAVNPGTVDAAAVAAAADGHTVAVVCGTDARYGTEASDVVAAARAAGLTQVYLAGPDKAVAGAENKPDDYLTAKIDAVQALSTLLTRLGA
- a CDS encoding SPFH domain-containing protein, whose protein sequence is MEGAVAGLVLLAVLVLFAIVVVAKSVALIPQAEAAVIERLGRYSKTVSGQLTLLLPFVDKIRARVDLRERVVSFPPQPVITEDNLTVNIDTVVYFQVTNPQAAVYQISNYIVGVEQLTTTTLRNVVGGMTLEQTLTSRDSINGQLRGVLDEATGRWGLRVARVELRSIDPPPSIQDSMEKQMRADREKRAMILTAEGSREAAIKAAEGQKQAQILAAEGAKQAAILAAEADRQSRMLRAQGERAAAYLQAQGQAKAIEKTFAAIKKGRPTPEMLAYQYLQTLPQMAKGEANKVWLVPSDFGSALQGFTKLLGAPGEDGVFRYTPSPVDDTPSTDDDEEVADWFSTDTDPAIAQAVARAEAEARSSTPPLGAPASLPPTPPAAPVDAATQQLPGGPYPGGAHRA